A genomic segment from Pseudomonas sessilinigenes encodes:
- a CDS encoding GlxA family transcriptional regulator, protein MASLRYGKQLGHGLTPAFETRLVSPDGQPVCSFSNVIMPVDGPLEDSDVIILPAFWDDFDSLCQRYPQILPWLRAQHARGAVLCGEATGVFWLAEAGLLDGKEATTYWRFFSTFSERFPKVQLNQDKHLTDADNLYCAGGTTSACDLYIYLIERFCGASVAQAVARDILYEVQRSYAPGRIGFGGQKLHQDVIILQIQHWLEEHFADKFRFEDVAREHGMSIRNFMRRFQTATGDKPLHYLQRLRIETAKGLLSGTRKSIKTISYEVGYDDASFFARLFRQHTELSPNQYRQQFQQLAA, encoded by the coding sequence CTGGCCAGCCTGCGCTACGGCAAGCAGCTGGGTCATGGCCTGACGCCGGCCTTCGAGACTCGCCTGGTCAGCCCCGACGGCCAGCCGGTCTGCAGCTTCAGCAACGTGATCATGCCAGTGGATGGCCCACTGGAAGATAGCGACGTGATCATCCTCCCCGCCTTCTGGGACGACTTCGACTCACTGTGCCAACGTTATCCACAGATCCTGCCCTGGCTACGCGCCCAACACGCCCGTGGCGCCGTACTTTGCGGCGAAGCCACCGGGGTCTTCTGGCTGGCCGAGGCCGGGCTGCTCGATGGCAAGGAGGCCACCACCTACTGGCGCTTCTTCAGCACCTTCAGCGAGCGCTTTCCCAAGGTCCAGCTCAACCAGGACAAGCACCTGACCGATGCCGACAACCTCTATTGTGCCGGCGGCACGACCTCGGCCTGCGACCTCTATATCTACCTGATCGAGCGCTTCTGCGGCGCCAGCGTGGCCCAGGCCGTGGCCCGGGACATCCTCTATGAGGTCCAGCGCAGCTACGCCCCGGGACGCATCGGCTTCGGTGGCCAGAAGCTGCATCAGGACGTGATCATCCTGCAGATCCAGCACTGGCTCGAAGAACACTTCGCCGACAAGTTCCGCTTCGAGGACGTAGCGCGCGAGCACGGCATGAGCATTCGCAACTTCATGCGGCGCTTCCAGACCGCCACCGGCGACAAGCCCCTGCACTACCTGCAGCGCCTGCGGATCGAAACCGCCAAAGGCCTGCTGTCAGGAACACGCAAGAGCATCAAGACCATCAGCTACGAAGTCGGCTACGACGATGCCAGCTTCTTCGCCCGGCTGTTCCGCCAGCACACCGAGCTTTCACCCAACCAGTACCGCCAGCAGTTCCAGCAACTGGCGGCATGA
- a CDS encoding acyl-CoA dehydrogenase family protein — MIPRTLFSSEHELFRDSVRTFLEKEAVPFHGEWEKQGYIDRKLWSKAGEAGMLCSHIPEEYGGLGADFLYSTVVIEEVSRLGLSGIGFSLHSDIVAPYLLHYGSEALKQKYLPRMVSGELVTAIAMTEPGTGSDLQGVKTTAVLDGDEYVLNGSKTFITNGYLAELVIVVAKTDPKAGAKGTSLFLVEADSPGFTKGKRLEKVGMKAQDTSELFFQDVRVPKENLLGQAGMGFVYLMQELPQERLSVAIGGLASAEAALKWTLDYTRERKAFGKAIADFQNSRFKLAEMATEIQIGRVFVDRCLELHLKGKLDVPTAAMAKYWGTDLQCKVLDECVQLHGGYGFMWEYPIARAWADSRVQRIYAGTNEIMKEIIARSL; from the coding sequence ATGATTCCCAGAACCTTGTTCAGTTCCGAACACGAACTCTTCCGTGACAGTGTGCGTACCTTCCTTGAAAAAGAAGCGGTGCCTTTCCATGGCGAATGGGAAAAGCAGGGCTACATCGACCGCAAGTTGTGGAGCAAGGCGGGCGAGGCGGGGATGCTGTGTTCACACATTCCCGAGGAATACGGCGGGCTGGGGGCGGATTTCCTGTATAGCACGGTGGTGATCGAGGAGGTCAGCCGCCTGGGCCTGAGCGGTATCGGCTTCTCCTTGCATTCGGACATCGTCGCGCCGTACCTGCTGCATTACGGCAGTGAGGCGCTGAAGCAGAAATACCTGCCGCGGATGGTCTCGGGCGAGCTGGTCACGGCGATCGCCATGACCGAGCCCGGAACCGGGTCCGACTTGCAGGGCGTGAAGACCACGGCAGTGCTCGACGGCGATGAGTATGTGCTCAACGGTTCCAAGACCTTCATCACTAATGGCTACCTGGCGGAGCTGGTCATCGTGGTGGCCAAGACCGATCCCAAGGCCGGGGCCAAGGGCACCAGCCTGTTCCTGGTGGAGGCCGATTCGCCAGGGTTCACCAAGGGTAAGCGCCTGGAAAAGGTCGGGATGAAGGCCCAGGACACCTCGGAGCTGTTCTTCCAGGACGTGCGGGTACCCAAGGAGAACCTCCTGGGCCAGGCCGGGATGGGCTTCGTCTACCTGATGCAGGAACTGCCCCAGGAACGTTTGAGCGTGGCCATCGGTGGCCTGGCCAGCGCCGAGGCGGCGTTGAAATGGACCCTGGACTACACCCGCGAGCGCAAAGCCTTCGGCAAGGCGATCGCCGACTTCCAGAACAGCCGGTTCAAGCTGGCGGAGATGGCCACGGAAATCCAGATTGGCCGGGTGTTCGTCGATCGCTGCCTGGAGCTGCACCTGAAGGGCAAGCTCGACGTACCGACGGCGGCCATGGCCAAGTACTGGGGAACCGACCTGCAGTGCAAGGTCCTGGATGAGTGCGTGCAGCTGCATGGCGGCTACGGCTTCATGTGGGAGTACCCGATTGCCCGGGCGTGGGCCGACTCCCGGGTGCAGCGGATCTACGCCGGGACCAACGAGATCATGAAGGAAATCATCGCTCGTTCTTTATAA
- a CDS encoding NADP(H)-dependent aldo-keto reductase — protein MDYRQLGRTDLKVSTICLGTMTWGEQNSEAEAFAQIERAKQAGINFIDTAEMYPVPPKAETYATTERYIGNWFKQRGDRADWILASKIAGPGNTIDYIRDKHLKHNRKHIVEAVDASLKRLQTDWIDLYQLHWPERSTNFFGQLGYQHKADEDFTPLEETLEALDEQVRAGKIRHIGLSNETPWGTMKFLALAESRGWPRAVSIQNPYNLLNRSFEVGLAEIAIREQCGLLAYSPLAFGFLSGKYEGGARPAKARLSLYSRFSRYFNPQSEAACSRYVALAREHGLDPAQMALAFVTQQPFVTSNIIGATTLEQLDSNIASAELKLSEEVLAGIEAIHKDQPNPAP, from the coding sequence ATGGACTACCGCCAACTGGGCCGGACCGACCTGAAAGTGAGCACCATCTGCCTGGGCACCATGACCTGGGGCGAACAGAACAGCGAGGCCGAAGCCTTCGCCCAGATCGAGCGAGCCAAGCAGGCCGGGATCAACTTCATCGATACCGCCGAGATGTATCCGGTGCCACCCAAGGCCGAGACCTACGCCACCACCGAACGCTACATCGGCAACTGGTTCAAGCAACGCGGCGACCGCGCCGACTGGATCCTGGCCAGCAAGATCGCAGGCCCGGGCAACACCATCGACTACATCCGCGACAAGCACCTCAAGCACAACCGCAAGCATATCGTCGAAGCCGTGGATGCCAGCCTCAAGCGCCTGCAAACCGACTGGATCGACCTCTACCAGTTGCACTGGCCGGAACGCAGCACCAACTTCTTCGGCCAGCTCGGCTACCAGCACAAGGCCGACGAAGACTTCACCCCGCTGGAGGAAACCCTCGAGGCGCTGGACGAGCAGGTCAGGGCCGGGAAGATCCGCCACATCGGCCTGTCCAACGAAACCCCATGGGGCACCATGAAGTTCCTGGCCCTGGCCGAAAGCCGTGGCTGGCCGCGGGCGGTATCGATCCAGAACCCCTACAACCTGCTCAACCGCAGCTTTGAGGTGGGCCTGGCGGAAATTGCCATCCGCGAACAATGCGGCTTGCTCGCCTACTCGCCCCTGGCCTTCGGCTTCCTGTCCGGCAAATACGAAGGCGGCGCCCGCCCCGCCAAGGCACGCCTGAGTCTCTACAGCCGTTTCAGCCGCTATTTCAATCCCCAGTCGGAAGCCGCCTGCAGCCGTTACGTGGCGTTGGCTCGCGAGCATGGCCTGGACCCGGCACAAATGGCCCTGGCCTTCGTGACCCAGCAACCTTTCGTAACCAGCAACATCATCGGCGCCACCACCCTGGAACAACTGGACAGCAACATCGCCAGCGCCGAACTGAAGTTATCGGAAGAAGTCCTGGCCGGGATCGAAGCCATCCACAAGGACCAGCCCAACCCCGCCCCGTAA
- the rplM gene encoding 50S ribosomal protein L13 — protein MKTFTAKPETVKRDWFVIDAAGQTLGRLATEIASRLRGKHKPEYTPHVDTGDYIVVINAEQVRVTGAKTTDKMYYSHSGFPGGIKSINFEKLIAKAPERVIETAVKGMLPKNPLGRDMYRKLKVYAGAAHPHTAQQPQELKI, from the coding sequence ATGAAAACTTTTACTGCTAAACCGGAAACAGTAAAGCGCGATTGGTTCGTCATCGACGCCGCTGGCCAGACCCTGGGTCGTCTGGCTACCGAAATCGCGAGCCGTCTGCGTGGCAAGCACAAGCCTGAGTACACTCCTCACGTTGACACTGGCGACTACATCGTCGTGATCAATGCCGAGCAGGTACGTGTTACTGGTGCTAAAACCACTGACAAAATGTACTACTCCCACTCCGGTTTCCCGGGCGGCATTAAGTCGATCAACTTCGAGAAGCTGATCGCTAAAGCCCCTGAGCGCGTGATCGAGACCGCGGTAAAAGGCATGCTGCCTAAGAACCCGCTGGGTCGCGACATGTACCGTAAGCTGAAAGTGTATGCGGGCGCTGCTCACCCTCATACTGCTCAGCAGCCCCAAGAACTGAAGATTTAA
- the rpsI gene encoding 30S ribosomal protein S9: MSATQNYGTGRRKTATARVFLRPGTGNISINNRSLDSFFGRETARMVVRQPLELTETVEKFDIYVTVIGGGVSGQAGAIRHGITRALMDYDETLRSALRKAGFVTRDAREVERKKVGLRKARKRPQYSKR, from the coding sequence ATGTCGGCGACTCAAAATTACGGCACTGGCCGTCGCAAGACTGCAACCGCACGCGTGTTCCTGCGTCCGGGCACTGGCAACATCTCCATCAACAACCGTTCCCTGGATAGCTTCTTCGGTCGCGAAACTGCCCGCATGGTAGTTCGTCAGCCGCTGGAACTGACCGAGACCGTTGAGAAGTTCGATATCTACGTTACCGTTATCGGCGGTGGTGTAAGTGGCCAGGCTGGCGCAATCCGCCACGGCATCACTCGCGCCCTGATGGATTACGACGAGACTCTGCGCAGCGCCCTGCGTAAAGCTGGTTTCGTAACCCGTGACGCACGTGAAGTTGAGCGTAAGAAAGTGGGTCTGCGTAAAGCGCGTAAGCGTCCGCAATACTCCAAGCGTTAA
- the petA gene encoding ubiquinol-cytochrome c reductase iron-sulfur subunit — translation MSNDGVNAGRRRFLVAATSVVGAAGAVGAAVPFVGSWFPSAKAKAAGAPVKVNISKIDPGQQMVAEWRGQPVFIVRRTEEILGNLKKIEGQLSDPNSKNSVQPTYVDPEVRSIKPEILLLIGICTHLGCSPTFRPEVAPADLGKDWVGGYFCPCHGSHYDLAGRVYKSQPAPLNLPVPPHSYESDDVIVIGVDTEKA, via the coding sequence ATGAGCAATGACGGCGTGAATGCAGGCCGGCGTCGCTTCTTGGTAGCAGCCACATCCGTGGTGGGTGCTGCCGGAGCGGTGGGGGCTGCGGTCCCGTTCGTGGGGTCATGGTTTCCCAGTGCCAAGGCGAAAGCCGCAGGTGCACCGGTGAAGGTGAATATCAGCAAGATCGATCCAGGTCAGCAGATGGTTGCTGAGTGGCGTGGTCAGCCAGTGTTCATCGTCCGCCGTACAGAGGAAATCCTGGGGAATCTTAAAAAGATCGAGGGCCAGTTGTCTGACCCTAACTCCAAGAACTCGGTACAACCAACCTACGTCGACCCGGAAGTGCGTTCGATCAAGCCAGAGATTCTTCTGCTGATCGGTATCTGCACCCACTTGGGCTGTTCTCCAACCTTCCGTCCTGAAGTGGCGCCCGCGGATCTGGGCAAGGACTGGGTAGGTGGCTATTTCTGCCCTTGCCACGGCTCCCACTACGATCTGGCCGGTCGTGTCTACAAGTCGCAGCCTGCGCCGTTGAACCTGCCAGTACCCCCGCATTCCTATGAGTCGGATGACGTCATCGTCATTGGCGTCGACACGGAGAAAGCGTGA
- a CDS encoding cytochrome b: protein MSKFMDWVDARFPATKMWEDHLSKYYAPKNFNFFYFFGSLALLVLVNQIVTGVWLTMSYTPSAEEAFASVEYIMRDVEYGAILRLLHSTGASAFFIVVYLHMFRGLLYGSYQKPRELVWLFGMLIYLALMAEAFMGYLLPWGQMSYWGAQVIISLFGAIPVIGDDLTQWIRGDYLISGITLNRFFALHVVALPIVILGLVVLHILALHEVGSNNPDGVDIKKHKDENGVPLDGIAFHPYYTVKDIVGVVVFLFIFCSIVFFFPEMGGYFLEKPNFEQANPFKTPEHIAPVWYFTPFYAILRAVPDKLMGVIAMGAAIAVLFVLPWLDRSPVKSMRYKGWLSKIWLLVFCISFVILGVLGVLAPTPGRTLLSQVCTFLYFAYFILMPFYTRLEKTKPVPERVTG from the coding sequence ATGAGCAAGTTCATGGATTGGGTAGATGCACGCTTCCCCGCCACCAAGATGTGGGAAGACCATCTGAGCAAGTATTACGCTCCGAAGAACTTCAACTTCTTCTATTTCTTTGGTTCCCTGGCACTGCTGGTTCTGGTCAACCAGATCGTTACCGGTGTCTGGCTGACCATGAGCTACACCCCTTCGGCAGAAGAAGCCTTTGCTTCCGTCGAATACATCATGCGCGACGTCGAGTACGGCGCGATCCTGCGTCTGCTGCACTCCACTGGCGCCTCGGCGTTCTTCATCGTGGTCTACCTGCATATGTTCCGTGGCCTGCTCTACGGTTCCTATCAGAAGCCGCGCGAGCTGGTCTGGCTGTTCGGCATGCTGATCTACCTGGCGCTGATGGCCGAGGCCTTCATGGGCTACCTGCTGCCTTGGGGGCAAATGTCCTACTGGGGCGCCCAGGTGATCATCTCGCTGTTCGGTGCGATCCCGGTTATCGGTGACGACCTGACCCAGTGGATTCGTGGTGACTACCTGATCTCCGGTATTACCCTCAACCGCTTCTTCGCCCTGCACGTCGTGGCCCTGCCTATCGTGATCCTGGGCCTGGTAGTGCTGCATATCCTGGCACTGCACGAAGTGGGTTCGAACAACCCGGATGGCGTCGATATCAAGAAGCACAAGGACGAAAACGGCGTGCCGCTGGATGGCATTGCGTTCCATCCTTACTACACCGTGAAAGATATCGTTGGCGTAGTGGTGTTCCTGTTCATCTTCTGCTCGATCGTGTTCTTCTTCCCGGAGATGGGTGGGTATTTCCTCGAGAAGCCGAACTTCGAACAAGCCAACCCATTCAAGACGCCTGAGCATATTGCCCCGGTTTGGTACTTCACTCCGTTCTACGCGATTCTGCGTGCGGTGCCGGACAAGCTCATGGGTGTTATTGCCATGGGTGCTGCGATTGCCGTGCTGTTCGTATTGCCCTGGCTTGACCGCAGTCCAGTCAAGTCCATGCGCTACAAAGGCTGGCTCAGCAAGATCTGGCTGCTGGTGTTCTGCATCTCGTTCGTGATCCTGGGCGTGCTGGGCGTACTGGCGCCAACTCCAGGCCGTACGTTGCTGTCGCAGGTATGTACCTTCCTGTACTTCGCCTACTTCATTCTGATGCCGTTCTACACCAGGCTCGAGAAGACCAAACCGGTTCCGGAAAGGGTGACTGGCTGA
- a CDS encoding cytochrome c1 — protein sequence MKKLFAALILVAMPVLSFAAEHGGPELEKVDIDLSDKAAMQDGARTFANYCMGCHSAKFQRYERVADDLGIPHDLMMSKLVFTGAKIGDHMNIGMQPADAKTWFGAAPPDLTLVARVRGTDWLYGYLKSFYEDPARPWGVNNKVFPNVGMPNVLVGLQGRQVVGCKQVQIVEDGKKQYDPLTGTPLTHEACDQLTVKENTGTLNEAQFDEKVKNLVTFLAYSANPVKLQHQRIGTYVLLYLAFFFVFAYLLKREYWKDVH from the coding sequence ATGAAAAAGTTATTTGCTGCACTGATTCTTGTTGCTATGCCTGTATTGTCTTTCGCTGCCGAACACGGCGGTCCCGAGTTGGAAAAGGTCGACATCGACCTGAGCGACAAGGCGGCCATGCAGGATGGCGCTCGTACCTTTGCCAACTATTGCATGGGTTGCCACAGCGCCAAGTTCCAGCGTTACGAGCGAGTGGCCGACGACCTGGGCATTCCGCACGACCTGATGATGAGCAAGCTGGTCTTTACCGGTGCGAAGATCGGCGACCACATGAACATCGGCATGCAGCCGGCGGATGCCAAGACCTGGTTCGGTGCTGCTCCGCCCGACCTGACCCTGGTGGCTCGCGTTCGTGGTACCGATTGGCTGTATGGCTACCTGAAGTCCTTCTACGAGGATCCGGCACGTCCTTGGGGTGTGAACAACAAGGTGTTCCCGAACGTAGGTATGCCTAACGTCCTGGTTGGCCTGCAAGGACGCCAGGTGGTCGGTTGCAAGCAGGTGCAGATTGTCGAAGACGGCAAGAAGCAATATGACCCGCTGACCGGCACTCCGCTGACTCACGAAGCTTGTGATCAGCTGACCGTCAAGGAAAACACCGGTACCCTCAATGAGGCGCAGTTCGACGAGAAGGTTAAGAACCTGGTGACCTTCCTGGCCTACTCGGCTAACCCGGTCAAGCTGCAGCACCAGCGTATCGGCACCTACGTGCTGCTGTACCTGGCCTTCTTCTTCGTATTCGCCTACCTGCTCAAGCGCGAATACTGGAAGGATGTGCATTGA
- a CDS encoding glutathione S-transferase N-terminal domain-containing protein has product MGVTNRLACYSDPADHYSHRVRIVLAEKGVSAEIISVEAGRQLPKLIEVNPYGSLPTLVDRDLALWESTVVMEYLDERYPHPPLLPVYPVARANSRLLMHRIQRDWCGHVDLILDPRTKEAARVQARKELRESLTGVSPLFADKPFFLSEEQSLVDCCLLPILWRLPVLGIELPRQAKPLLDYMERQFAREAFQASLSGVERDMR; this is encoded by the coding sequence ATGGGCGTGACCAATCGGTTGGCCTGTTACTCCGACCCCGCCGACCACTATTCCCACCGGGTGCGCATCGTGCTTGCGGAGAAGGGTGTCAGCGCCGAGATCATCAGTGTGGAGGCGGGGCGTCAGCTGCCGAAACTGATCGAAGTGAATCCCTACGGGAGCTTGCCTACGCTGGTTGATCGTGACTTGGCGTTGTGGGAGTCGACGGTGGTGATGGAGTATCTGGATGAGCGTTATCCGCATCCTCCATTGTTGCCGGTCTATCCTGTGGCTCGAGCCAATAGCCGGCTGCTGATGCACCGTATCCAGCGAGATTGGTGCGGGCACGTGGATCTGATTCTTGATCCGCGAACCAAGGAGGCGGCGCGGGTCCAGGCTCGCAAGGAGTTGCGAGAAAGCCTGACGGGTGTTTCCCCGCTGTTTGCCGATAAGCCATTTTTCCTCAGTGAGGAACAAAGCCTGGTGGACTGCTGCCTACTGCCCATACTCTGGAGATTGCCAGTCTTGGGTATCGAACTGCCGCGGCAGGCCAAGCCGCTGCTTGATTACATGGAACGCCAATTTGCGCGTGAGGCTTTCCAGGCAAGTCTGTCTGGTGTCGAACGTGATATGCGCTGA
- a CDS encoding ClpXP protease specificity-enhancing factor has translation MNSSRPYLVRALYEWIVDNDCTPHMLVNSDYPAVQVPQGFASDGQIVLNISPSAVRHLHMDNDVVTFEGRFGGVPHSLHVPVGAILGIYARENGQGMVFDLESPLDDGADLEPDDDLPPDDEPPRPSGRPSLKVVK, from the coding sequence ATGAACTCCAGTCGACCTTATCTGGTCCGCGCGCTTTATGAGTGGATTGTGGACAACGACTGCACCCCGCACATGCTGGTCAACTCTGATTACCCGGCGGTGCAGGTGCCCCAGGGCTTTGCCAGTGATGGGCAGATCGTCCTGAATATCTCCCCCAGTGCCGTGCGTCATTTGCACATGGATAACGATGTGGTGACCTTCGAGGGGCGCTTTGGTGGCGTGCCTCATAGCCTGCATGTACCCGTTGGTGCGATTCTTGGGATCTATGCCCGTGAAAATGGCCAGGGCATGGTCTTTGATCTGGAGTCTCCCCTTGATGATGGGGCCGATCTTGAGCCGGATGATGACCTGCCGCCAGATGATGAGCCTCCGCGCCCGAGTGGCAGGCCAAGCCTGAAAGTGGTCAAGTAA
- a CDS encoding BON domain-containing protein, producing the protein MTPNRLGLLALTLCLSITGCSSVITATRDKPIDDDRGTRTFGSKIDDSLIETKVAVNVAKASPDLENNSHIVVTSFNGIVLLAGQTPRQDLKATAEQAASEVQRVKKVHNELQVLPPSGFLARQNDSWLTTKIKTQMLTDASVPASRIKVVTENGIVYMLGLLTKQEAAQATNLVQGVSGVQKIVKLFEYID; encoded by the coding sequence ATGACCCCTAATCGCCTTGGCCTCCTGGCCTTGACCCTGTGCCTGAGCATCACTGGTTGCAGCTCGGTGATTACCGCCACCCGCGACAAACCCATCGATGACGATCGCGGCACTCGCACCTTTGGCAGCAAGATCGATGATTCCCTGATCGAAACCAAAGTTGCGGTCAATGTCGCCAAAGCCAGCCCGGACCTGGAAAACAACTCGCATATCGTCGTGACCAGCTTCAACGGCATCGTGCTACTGGCAGGCCAGACACCCCGCCAGGACCTCAAGGCCACGGCCGAGCAAGCCGCCAGCGAAGTACAGCGAGTCAAGAAAGTACACAATGAACTTCAGGTACTGCCGCCCTCCGGGTTCCTTGCACGGCAGAACGACAGCTGGCTGACCACCAAGATCAAGACCCAGATGCTGACCGATGCCAGCGTTCCAGCTTCACGCATCAAGGTGGTGACCGAAAACGGCATCGTCTACATGCTTGGATTGCTGACCAAGCAGGAAGCCGCCCAGGCGACAAACCTGGTACAGGGCGTCTCTGGCGTCCAAAAGATCGTCAAGCTGTTCGAATACATCGACTGA
- a CDS encoding phosphoheptose isomerase: MDMQSRIRQLFQASIDTKQQAMDVLAPHIEQASQVMVNALLNEGKMLSCGNGGSAGDAQHFSSELLNRFERERPSLPAIALTTDSSTITSIANDYSYNEVFSKQIRALGQPGDVLLAISTSGNSANIIQAIQAAHDREMIVVALTGRDGGGMASLLLPEDVEIRVPATVTARIQEVHLLAIHCLCDLIDSQLFGSEE; this comes from the coding sequence ATGGACATGCAATCCCGAATTCGCCAGCTTTTCCAGGCCAGCATCGACACCAAGCAACAGGCGATGGACGTACTTGCACCGCACATCGAGCAAGCCAGCCAAGTAATGGTCAACGCCCTGCTCAATGAAGGGAAGATGCTCTCCTGTGGCAACGGCGGCTCAGCTGGCGACGCCCAGCACTTTTCTTCCGAACTGCTCAACCGCTTCGAACGTGAACGCCCCAGCTTGCCGGCCATCGCCCTGACCACCGACAGCTCGACCATCACCTCGATTGCCAACGACTACAGCTACAACGAAGTCTTCTCCAAGCAGATCCGCGCCCTGGGCCAACCCGGCGACGTACTGCTGGCCATCTCTACCAGCGGCAACTCTGCAAACATTATTCAGGCCATCCAGGCCGCACATGATCGTGAAATGATTGTCGTAGCATTGACCGGCCGTGACGGTGGTGGCATGGCATCGCTGCTGCTACCGGAAGATGTCGAGATTCGCGTACCGGCCACCGTTACCGCACGTATCCAAGAAGTCCACCTGCTGGCGATCCATTGCCTCTGCGATCTGATCGACAGCCAATTGTTCGGGAGTGAAGAATGA
- a CDS encoding YraN family protein: protein MLQRSRQQRGRDAEGLALRHLQQQGLRLLAQNWLCKRGELDLVMLDGDTVVFVEVRYRQHTQWGGALGSIDGHKRQKLILAAQLFLQSESRWSNHPCRFDVVAIDGTPDSNAQLNWLRNAFDG, encoded by the coding sequence ATGCTCCAAAGATCACGCCAACAACGCGGACGAGATGCCGAAGGCCTTGCGCTCAGGCATCTCCAACAGCAAGGGCTGCGCCTGCTGGCACAGAACTGGCTATGCAAGCGCGGCGAGCTTGATCTGGTCATGCTTGACGGCGATACAGTAGTATTCGTCGAAGTCCGCTACAGACAACACACACAATGGGGTGGCGCCCTGGGCAGCATCGATGGGCACAAGCGCCAGAAACTGATCCTAGCCGCGCAGCTTTTCCTGCAGAGCGAATCACGCTGGTCCAATCACCCCTGTCGTTTCGATGTAGTCGCCATTGACGGCACCCCGGATTCAAACGCCCAACTGAACTGGCTACGCAATGCCTTTGACGGCTGA